Below is a genomic region from Xiphophorus couchianus chromosome 9, X_couchianus-1.0, whole genome shotgun sequence.
tgttatgtttttatttaaggtgTAAAAACAGTAATTTGCTCATTCAGGTGTCTGGCTAGCGGGGACGGAGACGTGGCTTTTGTCAAGGATTCCACCGTCTTCCAAAACACAGACGGTGAGAAATCTTTCAGAAATCGTCTCAGAGGTTCTGACGGCTCCAGGAATTAACTCGACCGTCGTCGTTTCAGGTCATTCGACGGAACCGTGGACTGCAGGTTTGGTGTCCACAGACTTCCAGCTGCTCTGTTCCCAAGGAACCAAAGCCGAGGTCTCCCAGTACCGGCTGTGCAACCTGGCCAGAGTTCCCTCTCACGCCGTCATGGTGCGCCCAGAAACCAACATCCACGCCATCTACGGACTGCTGGACCGCGCACAGGTCAGTCCAGTCCAGAGTTTAGtcaaaactgttaaaacttTGACTTAGGTCTGGCACCACacttattatttataataagatttatatttataagtGACTAATCTTTGAAGGACACTGTAGAATGTCAAATTGAGCAATTACATGGTTAATGGAATCACAGCTAGTGCTAATGTACAGAAAGATTTTCTGATTTAAGACAGACTTTAATGCAAAACTTAACTTTGGCAGTGATTCTGTCGTTTCTCCAGTTTTCCTGTATCTCTTCCTTTGTCTCTGCAGACCCACTTCAGCAGTGACACCGGTTCTGGTTTCAAGATGTTCGACTCTCAGGGCTACGAGGGCACAGACCTGATTTTCAAAGACTCCACTGTTCGCATCGTCGGTGTTGGCGACAAAAAGACGTACCAGGAGTGGCTGGGTCAGGATTACATGAACTCACTGGAGGACATGGAGTGCAGCTCCTCAAACACAGGTGAAATTATTTGGTTTTCTGAGAAACATTAATACTCTTAGGTTTATATTCAGacttattattaaaattaatcatGCAGACAAATTCTACTGTAATTGCATGGATTCCAATTAAATTCTAGTTATAAAATGGTGCAATAAAGTCGAGTTTATTAGATTCTTTCTGAGGAAACCCTGTCAGTTGTATAGAGTCGCCTAGCTTGCTGCAATCTTATAAcagaacatatttattttgcatagaGTTCTTATGTTTATAGATATTCCACATGCTAAGCTAGATTTAACAGGAAATAAGCTCCTTAGTAGGATCAGTATAGACagaaaaaagactaaatttactcccaaaaactcaaaaatattaagattaatctcagaaatattctagaaaaaacaagaaaatttcagtatcaaaagttgaaaatttgcaaaaacaaaaatcaagatttgagattaatctcagggatttttgtgaaaaaatttggaaatttctgagttttaaaagtcaaaacttttcaagaaaaaattctgattttgagattaatctcagatattttctagaaaaaaggaATTTCTATCTTATATCTCTGTTTATatctgtaaaagtaaaaaaattgctagaaaagaaatctgaaatttttaaattaatctcagaaatgttctccaAAATATCTTGGaactttctgaatttgaaaaatggaaaatctgctagaaaaaaaatcatgaattgttagattaataataaactgatagtaaaatgtcatttataaTGCACTTTACATATAAATCCCAAAGTGTtgattaatcttagaaattttcaatttttcgtttttcatttttcagcttttttagaccagaaaaagtaaatttctgccagAAAATTTCTGTGATTGATTTCACGTtcttaagtttttcttttttagaacatgtttcacttttgaaactcagaaattccaagttttttctggaagatttttgacattaatctcaaagtttcagattttgtttttttttttttggcagaaagttACTCATTTTTTTCATAGCCCtcatataaaaatgaatgaaccgaatgaatgaaaactgttttcgattttgatattttctgattttcgTTGCAGCCGTCTCCTCTgcgttgctgctgctggttgcGTTGCTCAGCCTCATGTTGACCAACGTCTGGATGTAACACAGCGACTCCAGATTCACCTCTAGACTTGTTTCTTCTTCACACACATTATCCCACACTGTCAATCGCCTCTTCAtcacttctctttttctttcgcTGCTTTTTAACTCGTTTGATTGCGGTCTAGTTAAATCAGTTTGTAGCTTCAGGCTAGTTGCTTTCTAGAAACCCaatccagtttgtttgtgtgttaatTTACAATCTGTGGATAAAAGAGCTGATTGGAGCAATAAAGAGAAACGGAGCACATTGTCTTTGTTTGGCAGAGATTTGACAACATGTGAGAAGAAGATGGAGGGCGCCATTTTGTTTACGGAGGGTGGGTTGCCATATCAGTGTGTATGCTGCCACCTGTTACATTCACACAGCGCCTCAtcaaaaagctgatttttaaagtttacaaaaGCCACTTTAAATAGGTTACCGTCATATTTACCTCAAAGAAAATACACTAAAACTCGGAAAAAAGTTTGGttcaattattataaaaaatgaagtttatttCTCACTTCTtctgaccaaaacaaacttatctttatatgtatatttcttagttttgttgctccattttattttgttttaaactgctgattgttgtgtattttcctacaatgaaagatttatttttatatgacgTTCAGGTGCCATATCAGTGTATATGTACTGACTCATGCTGTCAGACGTTGATGCATTCTCTTCCTTCTGATAgagatttatttctttgtgaaatgATGAAACGTGTGACTAATATTTAGTTGCCAGGCCAGTGTGTCTGCATAAGTATTACTGCATTAAGCGGCTGCTGTACTGTGCTtgtctaaattaaataaacatgtaatcaaaatgaacagagtcatgttatttattctttaaaatattgatttttgacatattttctccAACTGTCCctgcttttcttattttgcagttctttttttaaaagtttctttctcATTTCCATGTTCTCCAACAGTTTTatgctgaatgtttttgttaaatgtctaaaaatacaaattatattaataaattatgacagtttttgtaataatttctgATTTGATAAATAAGTAGTCTCTCACACAGCTCAAAATATTGCTAACTCcaaattttctttatatattttgcatCTTTAATTTATACCAGATTATTTCCAAAGTGAGTAGagtctttatttaaactgtaatggcagataaatttattatatatacatacagatacatctttacacatttaaaaacgtttccagcaaaatatgttttacgAGTTCAGAGCTGCCGAAGCTCTTTGGCAGGACAGCCGTTTTTGAATTtcacagtgaagaaaaaaaaaagatgtgtaGGTTAAGGTggctataaataaaaatggagcgAAAGTCCCTAAATTAAAGGCATTTGATGATGTTTCAATTGTAAAAGTGTGAATAAAGTGATACTCATTATCACGGTTTATATCAGACGGTATATCGATATCATGGCTTTATTCtcgtaaattttattttattgtaacttttttcttAGCATGGTCCTTAATGTCCGTCGTAGTATTACTCCAATATTAGTTTATCCAGAGTTTTCCCCCTCTCCAGTACAATAAAAACCATTTCcgtgtgtttttaaaaacaacaaaaaagtgacGTTAAACCAGTTGTGCTTGTCAGCTTTGTTGAGGCAGATTGTTAGACTCACATCATACTGACATTTCCTCATTCAGACCTAAACTTCAACATAATCATCAGTCCTTTCAGCAGCCCAGAAACCCTCCGGTCTCCTTTACTTCTTTATCCGCCTGGAGCCATCTTTCCATCCTTCCTTCACCTCCTTCACGAACGTCTCCCGGACTCTGCGCAGGCGGTTGCTCGCCTCCTCCAGGTCGCCGGGGACTCTGCTGGCTTCCTGTCGGACCTGCCGCAGCGTCTGGGACCGCATGACTCGCTCCGAAGTGTCCCGGCCGACAATCTGAGCCTTGGTGAGGGCGTACGCCGTAAGCTGAGCCGCCCTCCGGATCGGACGGGACTCCGCCAACTTCTCAATAACCTGGAGGTTGTTGACGAAATACGCTAACATGCGAGATAGCATTTTGTCCGCAGTCGGTTagctgctgcttctctcctttctttcttgaCCTCTTTCAACCCTGCAATAATATCAGGTTTCATTAaggatataaatataaacatatttttatgtcagTACAAATTTGACTTACTTCAGCTGAAGTTGGATTTAAATGACATAGAGACAGCGGATGTTTGGTAACACAACAAGagaattttcttcttcttccggGGTCACTGTAATCTGCATTCTATTGAGTTGTAttactgccccctgctggatgTCAGGAATATTTCGATCCGCAGCcgagaataaaaaaacaggcatAAACTGATGAATAAAGGGGAGGagttaacttttttgtttgaattcatGTGAGATACTACAAAGTTTTAATTGTTGAGCTAagatattttattcatgttatttttcttttctaaactaGACAATTGTGTTCCCATTGAATTGTCtagaataataatattaaaaaaccAACAGACACAGAGGCTGTCTTggaaaatgcagcagaaatacacacacacacacacacacacacacacgcgcacacacacacacacacacacaca
It encodes:
- the ncbp2as2 gene encoding uncharacterized protein NCBP2-AS2; its protein translation is MLSRMLAYFVNNLQVIEKLAESRPIRRAAQLTAYALTKAQIVGRDTSERVMRSQTLRQVRQEASRVPGDLEEASNRLRRVRETFVKEVKEGWKDGSRRIKK